A window of Longispora fulva contains these coding sequences:
- the gcvH gene encoding glycine cleavage system protein GcvH codes for MRRFLTSARPTLPADALLRPCWSWDITTARQVRLLAKEYTVNVPEDLLYSAEHEWVRQGDILIVGVTAHAADALGDIVYVELPQAGDVVVAGDPCGELESTKAVSDLYSPVSGTVTAVNTRLKATPAIINDDPYGEGWIFQVVPSGDYAPEALMDSDAYARLVKDS; via the coding sequence ATGCGAAGATTTCTGACTAGTGCGCGGCCGACTCTTCCGGCGGACGCGCTCCTGCGTCCGTGCTGGTCGTGGGACATCACGACTGCCCGGCAGGTCCGCCTGCTCGCGAAGGAGTACACGGTGAACGTCCCCGAGGATCTGCTCTACAGCGCCGAACACGAATGGGTGCGTCAGGGTGACATTCTGATCGTCGGGGTCACCGCGCACGCGGCGGACGCTCTCGGCGACATCGTGTACGTCGAGTTGCCCCAGGCCGGCGACGTCGTGGTGGCTGGCGATCCGTGCGGGGAGCTGGAGTCCACCAAGGCCGTCTCGGACCTGTACTCCCCGGTGTCCGGCACGGTCACGGCCGTCAACACCAGGCTGAAGGCCACCCCCGCCATCATCAACGACGATCCCTACGGCGAGGGCTGGATCTTTCAGGTGGTGCCCTCCGGCGACTACGCGCCCGAGGCGCTGATGGACTCCGACGCCTACGCCCGCCTCGTCAAGGACTCCTGA
- a CDS encoding alpha/beta hydrolase produces MTYAPGIQEFVDRFNEAMPSDFYTRPLAEARAFYENLGVVFPYDIPLGLTITDETVSSRDRELPIRVYRPSQVTGRGLLIYCRGGGFVIGSLESLHSVVAELAANTGLVTIALDFRMAPEHPFPAGLEDCYDALCAIAADPDRFDVDADRIVVAGDSSGANMAVVLAMMTRDRGGPRLRGQALLSPVLDFHRWRGGGEDAPLLTGGEMEFFTACYCPDPAQTLDPYVSPLIGGEFHDLPPAYIMGSELDSLLVDARLCAERLRDNGISAQLVEEQGLVHSSLRARALSPRAAEMWTAFCAATARLAGDR; encoded by the coding sequence ATGACCTACGCGCCCGGAATCCAGGAGTTCGTCGACCGGTTCAACGAGGCGATGCCGTCGGACTTCTACACCCGCCCGCTGGCGGAGGCGCGCGCCTTCTACGAGAACCTCGGGGTCGTGTTTCCCTACGACATACCTCTGGGCCTGACCATCACCGACGAGACGGTCTCCTCCCGCGATCGGGAGTTGCCGATCCGGGTGTACCGGCCGAGCCAGGTGACGGGGCGGGGTCTGTTGATCTACTGCAGAGGCGGCGGCTTCGTCATCGGTTCGCTGGAGTCCCTGCACTCCGTCGTCGCCGAACTCGCCGCGAACACCGGCCTGGTGACGATCGCCCTCGACTTCCGGATGGCTCCCGAGCACCCCTTCCCCGCGGGGCTCGAGGACTGCTACGACGCGCTGTGCGCGATAGCCGCCGACCCGGACCGGTTCGATGTCGATGCGGACCGGATCGTTGTCGCCGGCGACAGTTCGGGAGCGAACATGGCGGTGGTGCTCGCCATGATGACCCGGGACCGGGGCGGACCGCGGCTGCGTGGCCAGGCTCTGCTGAGCCCAGTGCTCGACTTCCACCGGTGGCGCGGCGGCGGCGAGGACGCGCCCCTGCTGACCGGCGGGGAAATGGAGTTCTTCACCGCGTGCTACTGCCCCGATCCGGCGCAGACCCTCGATCCATATGTCTCCCCGCTGATCGGCGGGGAGTTTCACGACCTGCCGCCGGCGTACATCATGGGCAGCGAGCTCGACTCGTTGCTGGTCGATGCCCGGCTCTGCGCCGAACGGCTCCGGGACAACGGCATCAGCGCCCAGCTCGTAGAGGAGCAGGGGCTGGTGCACTCCTCCTTGCGTGCCAGAGCGCTCAGTCCCCGCGCGGCGGAGATGTGGACGGCGTTCTGCGCGGCGACGGCGCGGCTCGCCGGCGACAGGTAG
- a CDS encoding YidB family protein produces MTVDAPGPDGNIADGAVPQLRWSHASSDAVVPEFGTPVLLRSMAVTAAQQLSDGGLQTQVRSWIAVGANEPVTAQQITDAIGADNLARIAADAEVPEDVVAEHYAQQLPVLFDTISPSGEITDDPQVLTEATLAASQPSEATPSARFHSPFGTGGLNPYAYNMGDPINFSDPTGH; encoded by the coding sequence ATGACTGTTGACGCACCGGGCCCCGACGGGAACATCGCCGATGGCGCGGTTCCTCAACTGCGCTGGTCGCACGCTTCGTCGGATGCGGTGGTGCCGGAGTTCGGCACTCCGGTCCTGCTGCGGTCGATGGCCGTCACCGCCGCCCAGCAGTTGTCGGACGGGGGCCTGCAGACTCAGGTGCGGTCCTGGATCGCCGTGGGAGCCAACGAGCCGGTGACCGCCCAGCAGATCACCGACGCGATCGGTGCGGACAACCTGGCCCGGATCGCCGCGGACGCCGAAGTGCCCGAAGACGTCGTCGCCGAGCACTACGCCCAGCAGCTACCGGTCCTGTTCGACACGATCTCCCCGTCCGGGGAGATCACCGATGACCCGCAGGTGCTGACGGAAGCGACCCTGGCCGCCAGCCAGCCCTCCGAAGCCACCCCGTCGGCCCGGTTCCACAGCCCGTTTGGCACCGGTGGCCTCAACCCCTACGCCTACAACATGGGCGACCCGATCAACTTCAGCGACCCGACAGGACACTAG
- a CDS encoding iron-containing redox enzyme family protein — translation MSFTPNHTPFELTPDQLRETTLNYASSPLYLDNEEWENDDNPYRRQLRPQIIEHLDFSVPLPRPEILAYSALAANRILASIYEADLMFLPKAGFEAKRADFDLFYSHSNRIRGEMIRPYLERHVFGFLDQEVEVSGDWTKESLTAFLGELANSPTEPTLSELAIEKSANPQRAARNWLIQFAPDFLSEASPMIRNVMGYYGPVQSDWFKVIIDEFGYGVHDTKHSTLFENTMTSVGLRADVHHYWQYYLNSSLLMSNYFHYLGKSHELFFRYLGALYFTETTLVDFCRRAANLLTSVFGEEADTRYFTEHVHIDTHHGRMVLEKLILPIVDQCGEGVIPEIVRGFEEFQVIARIADQDFAAQVDWMDSGPVNKELHDPVWAKVEDGSVAAPVAHLIEPRGELSNTHHHDGDELCHIVSGTMKFVSGYDSHQILEAGQGTVIWKNRLHGAVIESEECVYEIHSVGDYRACLS, via the coding sequence ATGAGCTTCACGCCGAACCACACGCCGTTCGAGCTGACCCCCGATCAGCTCCGGGAGACCACGCTCAACTACGCCAGCAGCCCGCTCTACCTCGACAACGAGGAGTGGGAGAACGACGACAACCCCTACCGGCGCCAGCTGCGTCCACAGATCATCGAGCACCTCGACTTCTCGGTCCCGCTGCCGCGCCCGGAGATCCTGGCCTACTCGGCGCTCGCCGCGAACCGGATCCTCGCCAGCATCTACGAGGCGGACCTGATGTTCCTGCCCAAGGCTGGCTTCGAGGCCAAGCGCGCGGACTTCGACCTGTTCTACAGTCACAGCAACCGGATCCGGGGCGAGATGATCCGGCCCTACCTGGAACGGCACGTCTTCGGATTCCTCGACCAGGAGGTCGAGGTCAGCGGCGACTGGACGAAGGAGAGTCTCACCGCGTTCCTGGGCGAGCTGGCAAACAGCCCGACCGAGCCGACCCTGTCGGAGCTGGCCATCGAGAAGTCGGCGAATCCCCAGCGGGCCGCGCGCAACTGGCTCATCCAGTTCGCCCCGGACTTCCTCTCCGAGGCCTCGCCGATGATCCGCAACGTGATGGGGTACTACGGCCCGGTGCAGTCCGACTGGTTCAAGGTCATCATCGACGAGTTCGGCTACGGCGTACACGACACCAAGCACAGCACCCTGTTCGAGAACACCATGACCTCGGTGGGCCTGCGCGCGGACGTGCACCACTACTGGCAGTACTACCTCAACAGCAGCCTGCTGATGAGCAACTACTTCCACTACCTGGGCAAGAGCCACGAGCTGTTCTTCCGTTACCTCGGCGCGCTCTACTTCACCGAGACCACCCTGGTGGACTTCTGTCGTCGGGCCGCGAACCTGCTCACCAGCGTGTTCGGCGAGGAGGCCGACACCAGATACTTCACCGAGCACGTGCACATCGATACCCATCATGGGCGCATGGTGTTGGAGAAGTTGATCCTGCCGATCGTCGACCAGTGCGGCGAGGGGGTCATCCCGGAGATCGTGCGCGGATTCGAGGAGTTCCAGGTCATCGCGCGGATCGCCGACCAGGACTTCGCCGCCCAGGTCGACTGGATGGACTCCGGCCCGGTGAACAAGGAACTACACGACCCGGTGTGGGCCAAGGTCGAGGACGGCTCGGTGGCCGCCCCGGTGGCCCATCTCATCGAGCCCCGGGGCGAGTTGTCCAACACGCACCACCACGACGGCGACGAGTTGTGCCACATCGTGTCGGGAACGATGAAGTTCGTCAGCGGGTATGACTCCCACCAGATCCTCGAGGCCGGCCAGGGCACAGTCATCTGGAAGAACCGGCTGCACGGCGCCGTCATCGAGTCGGAGGAGTGCGTCTACGAGATCCACTCGGTCGGCGACTACCGCGCATGCTTGTCCTGA
- a CDS encoding YidH family protein, translating into MTRVPPRWVTPGRLTRVGTTPDYRFTLANERTFLAWIRTALALVGGGIAAERTHLAPRWLVVALLVCGAVVACRALWRWMRCELAIRLGRELPAAHFHTIVAVTVAAAALTGLVLALVPA; encoded by the coding sequence ATGACCCGAGTCCCGCCCCGGTGGGTCACCCCTGGACGGCTCACCCGGGTCGGCACCACACCGGACTACAGATTCACCCTCGCCAACGAACGCACCTTCCTCGCGTGGATCCGTACCGCCCTGGCCCTCGTCGGCGGGGGAATCGCCGCCGAGCGCACCCATCTGGCGCCACGATGGTTGGTGGTGGCTCTGCTGGTCTGCGGAGCGGTCGTCGCCTGCCGGGCGTTGTGGCGGTGGATGCGTTGCGAGCTGGCCATCCGACTGGGACGTGAACTCCCCGCCGCGCACTTTCACACGATCGTCGCCGTGACCGTCGCCGCCGCGGCCCTCACCGGGCTGGTCCTGGCACTCGTGCCGGCCTGA
- a CDS encoding 50S ribosomal protein L11 methyltransferase, translating to MMERPFHSEPPLAATPDDSRRQMSLAAVDGAVQEAKHSLDVLRDMVGQLTGTSPNPRDDMHEAVIRAIPRWHFLMINDAERNASFAAALERLMPTGSNVLDIGSGTGLLAMMAARAGAGTVTTCEGNPVLAGLARRIIARQGLSDVITVIPKMSTDLRVGVDLPARADVIVSEIVDCGLLGEGLLPVVRHAREHLLAPGGLLIPESARLVGALVNSVAIDRLNRVDSAAGFDVRLFNEVATEGHFPVRLNTWPHQMLSPAVELASFDFASDPLTDGRALLDIPVATSGPAHALVVWFDMTLGKGVVLSNSPNNLATHWMQACVPLPTPISVRAGGSVQVQLAWRRNRLSIQHLTTTQPSE from the coding sequence ATGATGGAGCGACCTTTTCACTCCGAACCCCCGCTCGCCGCGACGCCGGATGACTCCCGCCGGCAGATGTCGCTCGCGGCGGTGGATGGCGCCGTCCAGGAGGCGAAGCACTCGCTGGACGTGCTCCGCGACATGGTCGGGCAACTGACCGGTACGTCCCCGAACCCCAGGGACGACATGCACGAAGCGGTGATCCGCGCCATTCCGCGCTGGCATTTCCTGATGATCAACGACGCGGAGCGCAACGCCTCGTTCGCCGCCGCACTCGAGCGGCTGATGCCGACCGGCTCGAATGTGCTGGACATCGGCTCCGGCACCGGCCTGCTGGCGATGATGGCGGCTAGGGCCGGCGCGGGAACGGTGACGACGTGCGAAGGAAATCCGGTGCTGGCCGGGTTGGCCCGACGGATCATCGCCAGGCAGGGTCTGTCCGACGTCATCACCGTCATTCCGAAGATGTCAACCGACCTGCGCGTGGGGGTGGACCTGCCGGCGCGGGCCGACGTGATCGTCTCCGAGATCGTCGACTGCGGCCTGCTCGGCGAAGGGCTGCTTCCCGTCGTGCGGCACGCCCGGGAGCACCTGCTCGCCCCAGGAGGCCTGCTGATCCCCGAGTCGGCCAGGCTGGTCGGCGCCCTGGTGAACAGCGTCGCGATCGACCGGCTGAACCGGGTGGACAGCGCCGCCGGATTCGACGTCCGGCTCTTCAACGAGGTGGCCACCGAAGGTCACTTCCCGGTACGCCTGAACACCTGGCCGCACCAGATGCTCTCGCCGGCCGTGGAACTCGCGTCCTTCGACTTCGCCAGCGATCCGCTGACCGACGGTCGGGCGCTCCTGGACATTCCCGTGGCCACCTCCGGCCCGGCGCACGCGCTGGTCGTGTGGTTCGACATGACGCTGGGCAAGGGAGTGGTTCTGTCGAACTCGCCGAACAATCTGGCGACGCACTGGATGCAGGCCTGCGTCCCCCTGCCCACGCCGATCTCCGTGCGGGCCGGCGGGTCCGTCCAGGTCCAACTCGCCTGGCGACGCAATCGCCTTTCGATACAGCACCTGACCACCACCCAACCTTCGGAGTAG
- a CDS encoding right-handed parallel beta-helix repeat-containing protein — MSHPRSTVLACAALLGVALAPAPAFATNTGYYVDCSAASNGTGTLASPFNNLAAVHAVTLSAGDTVNFQHGVTCTGQFAPVGSGTSSSKIVIGAYGTGTARPRIDANGATQAVLLSNNAYLTLQDLELTATGDNTTTRRGVYVYGADAGTLHGVTVRDLYIHDVRGKMPSAFPGSPDGSPIGKWKDASGGIVVDAQGGTTQTAFDGLLIEDNELRGVDREGIYFWSNWCRRPELVAWNDATTGCVQNWFPHTNAVIRGNRLYDIGGDGIVPKTATGTLVEHNTLIGFNRRSDSNNAGMWNANTVNTTFQYNEAAGALTDKDSMGFDVDQSTDGTVVQYNYSHDNAGGFAMICPVAAAKNFVIRNNISVNDGTRLIRICAGTAQNGQIYNNTMVVGNGLTPKVVKDEAPTNTRSISFTNNIVSNEGSGNLPWALPNSGFTIDHNAFHNVTGPATATNTVTAPHGLLAAQVRDPNGYRLGTGAATLGAGVLVSGNGGKDYFGAPVSGSGAPNIGAVNSAGACAPTQTYRFDTDTLGSGPAGWTSSGNVAVASVPGTSYPWGEYGQSVTLTRGATEARTNTTVTVSGDTHVSLRVRADQTTVPLGVHLLDASGVEVIKTSLAASGKLAYTANGSWTETGSYEAGQWYVLDIFVHPATGTYDFTVNGTPVVTGAHTGPSTNTITQARARVQTGSPAGSFGVDDLLVRPASC, encoded by the coding sequence ATGTCCCATCCACGCTCCACCGTTCTCGCGTGCGCAGCCCTCCTCGGTGTCGCACTCGCCCCGGCCCCGGCTTTTGCGACCAATACCGGCTACTACGTCGACTGCTCCGCCGCCAGCAACGGCACCGGCACCCTGGCGTCCCCGTTCAACAACCTCGCCGCCGTGCACGCGGTCACCCTGTCGGCGGGCGACACCGTCAACTTCCAACACGGCGTCACGTGCACCGGCCAGTTCGCGCCGGTGGGCTCGGGTACCTCCTCGTCGAAGATCGTGATCGGCGCCTACGGCACCGGCACCGCCCGCCCCCGGATCGACGCCAACGGGGCCACCCAGGCCGTCCTGCTGTCCAACAACGCCTACCTCACCCTCCAGGACCTCGAACTCACCGCCACCGGGGACAACACCACGACCCGCCGGGGCGTGTACGTCTACGGCGCCGACGCCGGCACCCTGCATGGCGTCACGGTCCGCGACCTCTACATCCACGACGTCCGGGGCAAGATGCCCTCGGCGTTTCCCGGCAGCCCGGACGGCTCCCCGATCGGCAAGTGGAAGGACGCCTCCGGCGGCATCGTCGTCGACGCCCAGGGCGGCACCACCCAGACGGCCTTCGACGGCCTGCTGATCGAGGACAACGAGCTGCGGGGCGTCGATCGTGAGGGCATCTACTTCTGGTCCAACTGGTGCCGGCGGCCCGAACTGGTGGCCTGGAACGACGCCACCACCGGCTGCGTCCAGAACTGGTTCCCGCACACCAACGCGGTGATCCGCGGCAACCGGCTCTACGACATCGGCGGCGACGGCATCGTGCCGAAAACCGCCACCGGCACCCTCGTCGAGCACAACACCCTGATCGGGTTCAACCGGCGGTCGGACTCCAACAACGCCGGAATGTGGAACGCGAACACCGTCAACACCACGTTCCAGTACAACGAGGCCGCCGGGGCGCTGACAGACAAGGACTCGATGGGCTTCGACGTGGACCAGTCCACCGACGGCACCGTCGTCCAGTACAACTACTCGCACGACAACGCGGGCGGCTTCGCCATGATCTGCCCGGTCGCCGCAGCGAAGAACTTCGTCATCCGGAACAACATCTCCGTCAACGACGGCACCCGGCTGATCCGGATCTGCGCCGGTACCGCGCAGAACGGCCAGATCTACAACAACACCATGGTGGTCGGCAACGGGCTGACCCCCAAGGTGGTGAAGGACGAGGCGCCCACCAACACGCGCTCGATCAGCTTCACCAACAACATCGTCAGCAATGAGGGCTCCGGCAACCTGCCATGGGCGCTGCCGAACAGCGGGTTCACCATCGACCACAACGCGTTCCACAACGTCACCGGGCCGGCGACCGCGACCAACACCGTCACCGCCCCGCACGGGCTGCTCGCCGCCCAGGTGCGCGACCCCAACGGCTACCGGCTCGGCACCGGCGCGGCCACCCTCGGCGCCGGCGTCCTGGTCTCCGGCAACGGCGGCAAGGACTACTTCGGCGCCCCGGTCTCCGGCAGCGGCGCTCCGAACATCGGCGCCGTCAACTCCGCCGGCGCGTGCGCCCCGACCCAGACCTACCGCTTCGACACCGACACCCTCGGCTCCGGACCCGCCGGCTGGACCAGCAGCGGCAACGTCGCAGTCGCCTCCGTACCCGGCACCAGCTACCCGTGGGGCGAGTACGGCCAGTCCGTCACGCTCACCCGAGGCGCCACCGAGGCCAGGACGAACACCACCGTCACGGTGTCCGGGGACACCCACGTCTCGCTGCGGGTCCGCGCCGACCAGACGACGGTACCCCTCGGGGTGCACCTCCTCGACGCCAGTGGAGTCGAGGTCATCAAGACCAGCCTCGCCGCGAGCGGAAAGCTGGCGTACACGGCAAACGGCTCCTGGACCGAAACCGGGTCCTACGAAGCCGGCCAGTGGTACGTGCTGGACATCTTCGTCCACCCCGCCACGGGGACCTACGACTTCACCGTCAACGGCACGCCCGTGGTCACTGGCGCGCACACCGGACCGTCGACCAATACGATCACCCAGGCGCGCGCCCGGGTACAGACCGGTAGCCCCGCTGGATCCTTCGGCGTCGACGACCTCCTGGTCCGTCCTGCCTCCTGCTGA
- a CDS encoding Rieske 2Fe-2S domain-containing protein, which produces MLVLTFAADGAGNCVEVGGQLYVFARTRLGSFMLPARCPHRGGPLNLGHIDPDRDRLICPWHEGPISMRRLIRQGIPSVRRENTVTAVFAVAADTEHRTSHLPLSADLTVGGSGSHHD; this is translated from the coding sequence ATGCTTGTCCTGACCTTCGCCGCCGACGGGGCGGGCAACTGCGTCGAGGTCGGGGGGCAGCTCTACGTGTTCGCCCGGACCAGGCTCGGCTCGTTCATGTTGCCCGCCCGGTGCCCGCACCGTGGCGGGCCACTGAACCTCGGCCACATCGACCCGGACCGGGACCGGCTGATATGCCCATGGCACGAGGGCCCCATCTCGATGCGTCGGCTGATCCGGCAGGGGATACCTTCGGTGCGCAGGGAGAACACTGTCACGGCCGTGTTCGCCGTCGCCGCCGACACCGAACACCGGACCTCACACCTGCCGCTGTCCGCCGACCTCACGGTCGGCGGCAGCGGGTCCCACCACGATTGA
- a CDS encoding MFS transporter, with product MQIDSVSESAGPPVTVGGVPTAGRDFAMLWAGQSMSLIGSKFMVLALPLLAFTTLGVSAARAALLPFALFGPWLVLGLPAGAVVERLRRRTVMVVSDTIQAVAYLAIAVLGALRLLSFPAMLILVCVAGCGAVFFQVAYTSYLPVLYSDPALLHRGNARLFVSESVGRAVGPAVAGFLIRLTSATFTVASVVVTFSVSVLTLLLIRHREPAPLRNAAPRRRGWIQRDVREGLRFVLRHGQLEPVIFCGAVYVLFLTMVEGSLVLYCREVLGLSVAGIGIVVGAAAVGYPLGNVVSGRLVRRLAPPRTLVVGAAISVAGLVTMPVAGHAGSVLGLIAGSVVHAFGEGIFGPTGLTLRQTVSPPEILVRVNSVARFLTWGMAPMGSLLAAVTIGLGGLSTSIWVGAIGTSLCLPILVRRGIRADFIRPVR from the coding sequence ATGCAGATCGACAGCGTGTCGGAGTCGGCCGGTCCGCCGGTGACCGTCGGCGGTGTGCCTACAGCGGGTCGGGATTTCGCCATGCTGTGGGCGGGTCAGTCCATGAGTCTGATCGGAAGCAAGTTCATGGTGCTGGCACTGCCGTTGTTGGCCTTCACCACACTCGGGGTCTCCGCGGCACGGGCGGCCCTGCTGCCGTTCGCGCTGTTCGGACCGTGGCTGGTGTTGGGGCTGCCGGCCGGGGCTGTGGTCGAACGGTTGCGGCGGCGCACGGTCATGGTGGTCAGTGACACAATCCAGGCGGTCGCCTACCTCGCGATCGCGGTGCTCGGCGCGCTGCGGCTGTTGTCGTTCCCCGCGATGCTCATACTGGTGTGCGTCGCCGGTTGCGGTGCCGTGTTCTTCCAGGTCGCGTACACCTCCTACCTGCCTGTGCTGTACTCCGATCCGGCACTGCTCCATCGCGGAAACGCCCGGTTGTTCGTCTCCGAGTCCGTGGGTCGGGCGGTCGGACCGGCGGTCGCGGGTTTCCTGATCAGGCTGACCAGCGCGACGTTCACGGTGGCGAGCGTCGTGGTGACGTTCTCGGTCTCGGTGCTGACCCTTCTGTTGATCCGGCACCGGGAGCCAGCGCCTCTCCGAAATGCCGCGCCCCGCCGGCGGGGATGGATCCAGCGCGACGTGCGGGAGGGGTTGCGGTTCGTCCTCCGGCACGGCCAGCTCGAACCGGTCATCTTCTGCGGTGCGGTCTACGTCCTCTTCCTGACCATGGTCGAGGGCAGTCTGGTGCTCTACTGCCGTGAGGTGCTCGGTCTGAGTGTGGCCGGGATCGGGATCGTGGTCGGTGCGGCGGCGGTCGGCTATCCGCTCGGGAACGTGGTATCCGGCCGGCTGGTCCGGCGGCTCGCCCCGCCGAGGACGCTGGTCGTGGGCGCCGCGATCTCCGTCGCGGGCCTGGTGACCATGCCGGTCGCCGGGCATGCGGGTTCCGTGCTCGGCCTGATCGCCGGTAGCGTGGTGCACGCCTTCGGGGAGGGAATCTTCGGTCCTACCGGCCTCACGCTGAGACAGACCGTGTCCCCGCCGGAGATCCTCGTCCGGGTCAACTCCGTGGCTCGCTTTCTCACCTGGGGAATGGCGCCGATGGGCAGTCTCCTGGCCGCGGTCACCATCGGGCTGGGCGGGCTGTCCACCTCCATCTGGGTCGGTGCGATCGGTACTTCCTTGTGCCTGCCTATTCTGGTTCGCCGGGGAATTCGTGCGGATTTCATCCGGCCTGTTCGTTGA
- a CDS encoding LysE family translocator, producing MVSSLLVIMTPGPDMALVTQLVLTRRRRRPAITAAAGMITAGAAQVALGMAGLAALLAVNPALFRAFRWAGAAVLLFWAVRALRAAASDPPPAERPDRHAFTQGLLCTGTNPKVCIFLMAFLPQFVPAGADPVVGVARLATVYLAMGLVWLLVWINLTSLFGRYLYAPTTARVANWIIAAVFSMFALRLILE from the coding sequence GTGGTCAGTTCCCTACTGGTCATCATGACACCCGGGCCGGACATGGCACTGGTCACGCAATTAGTGCTCACCCGCCGGAGACGGCGCCCAGCGATCACCGCCGCAGCCGGGATGATCACCGCGGGTGCGGCGCAGGTCGCGCTCGGAATGGCCGGGCTCGCCGCACTCCTCGCGGTCAATCCGGCGCTGTTCCGGGCCTTTCGCTGGGCCGGTGCGGCGGTGCTGCTGTTCTGGGCGGTCCGTGCCCTCCGCGCGGCGGCGTCGGACCCGCCGCCGGCGGAGAGACCGGACCGACACGCCTTCACCCAGGGGCTGCTGTGCACAGGAACCAACCCCAAGGTGTGCATCTTCCTGATGGCGTTCCTGCCTCAGTTCGTGCCGGCGGGAGCCGATCCGGTCGTCGGCGTCGCGCGGTTGGCAACGGTCTACCTGGCGATGGGGCTGGTGTGGCTGCTCGTATGGATCAACCTGACGAGCCTGTTCGGCCGCTATCTGTACGCCCCGACGACGGCACGCGTCGCCAACTGGATCATCGCGGCCGTGTTCAGCATGTTCGCGCTCCGGTTGATCCTCGAATGA
- a CDS encoding ATP-grasp domain-containing protein → MPKAEFTGPAVIVDPYSSGALFAAAFAEQGVAVVAVVSGPRPPQAYASSYRPQDYPEIIVFDGDLDAVVGRVRELAPRCVIAGCESGVDLAERLAPLVLPDRSNVPELASARRDKSAMAAATAAVGLPIIPQICTADPDEVQAWLDREGLTGRDLVIKPPRSASTDGVVKLPGGVGWREVFARQIGRTNQFGETDDLLVVQKFVTGTEYVVDTFSHDGEHTIVDVCRYRKVDNGPHMAVYDTMQWVAPNDEALPEITDYTRGVLDAVGMRFGAAHVEVMATPDGPLLIELGARPHGGGQPRFNRNATGDSQIDRTVSYLTGKEISAGYELRRHQTCVFHIARRSGVVRNTAVLDEITALTSHHFSVQNLVDGSHVPMTRDLVDSLDFGFAILSHREAEQVQRDHDTIRKLEEQLVIETPHVPVAEH, encoded by the coding sequence GTGCCCAAGGCCGAGTTCACCGGTCCCGCCGTCATCGTCGATCCCTACTCCTCCGGCGCCCTCTTCGCGGCTGCCTTCGCCGAGCAGGGCGTCGCGGTCGTCGCGGTGGTCAGCGGGCCGCGGCCCCCACAGGCGTACGCCTCCTCCTACCGCCCGCAGGACTACCCGGAGATCATCGTCTTCGACGGGGACCTCGACGCCGTCGTCGGCAGAGTGCGGGAGCTGGCACCACGTTGCGTCATCGCCGGGTGCGAGTCAGGCGTGGACCTCGCCGAACGCCTCGCGCCGCTCGTGCTGCCCGACCGGTCGAACGTGCCGGAACTGGCATCCGCCCGACGCGACAAGAGCGCCATGGCAGCCGCGACCGCCGCAGTCGGGCTGCCGATCATCCCCCAGATCTGCACCGCCGACCCGGACGAAGTGCAGGCCTGGCTGGACCGCGAGGGGCTGACGGGCAGAGATCTCGTCATCAAGCCGCCCAGGAGCGCCAGCACCGACGGAGTCGTCAAGCTCCCCGGCGGCGTGGGCTGGCGGGAGGTCTTCGCGCGGCAGATCGGCCGGACCAACCAGTTCGGCGAGACGGACGACCTGCTCGTGGTGCAGAAGTTCGTGACGGGCACCGAGTACGTCGTGGACACCTTCAGCCACGACGGCGAACACACCATCGTCGACGTCTGCAGGTACCGCAAGGTCGACAACGGCCCCCACATGGCCGTGTACGACACGATGCAGTGGGTCGCCCCGAACGACGAGGCGCTGCCGGAGATCACGGACTACACCCGAGGAGTCCTCGACGCGGTCGGCATGCGGTTCGGCGCCGCCCACGTGGAGGTGATGGCCACCCCCGACGGCCCGCTGCTCATCGAACTCGGCGCCCGTCCGCACGGCGGCGGCCAGCCCCGCTTCAACCGCAACGCCACCGGGGACAGCCAGATCGACCGTACCGTCAGCTATCTCACCGGGAAGGAGATCTCCGCCGGCTACGAGCTCCGCCGCCACCAGACCTGCGTGTTCCACATCGCCCGGCGCTCCGGCGTGGTGCGCAACACCGCGGTCCTCGACGAGATCACCGCCCTGACCAGCCATCACTTCTCCGTACAGAATCTCGTCGACGGCTCCCACGTCCCCATGACCAGGGACCTGGTGGACAGCCTGGACTTCGGGTTCGCGATCCTGTCGCACCGCGAGGCCGAACAGGTCCAACGCGACCACGACACCATCCGGAAACTGGAGGAACAGCTGGTGATCGAAACGCCGCACGTCCCAGTCGCCGAGCACTGA